One window of the Cloacibacillus sp. genome contains the following:
- a CDS encoding sodium-dependent transporter gives MSTGNKRDGFSSTLAALMVALGSAVGLGNIWKFPYMTGTGGGGAFLVIYLFFVFCIAVPTMISEFVIGRRSRLNVVGAFRRLTGNPRTPWSGIGFLGAASSYLIMFFYSCVAGWVYCYTYKAATGAFADITKEGAEALFALTIGAGGAKASFFSSTVLAPIFWQVFVLAVVGTIISLGVAKGIERAIKVMMPALFFLLIVCVIRALTLPGAADGLYFLFHVDFKQVTSGVVLAAMGLAFFKLSLGMGTMITYGSYFTDDADLSLSPLKIAVADICVSMLAGLAIFPTVFSFGVEPGAGPGLLFITIPLVFSQMPFGQVLLFAFFLLTAFAANGAMLSLVEVPTIWMAEEFNISRRRSALINCVIIGAVGILAACSADGTGYLGAATLFGKGFFDLFDYLSSNVTMPISGLCIAIFTGYVMKRADLFDELSNHGMLRNDGRTAFIRVLLRYVTPVLILVIFLNALGVIKL, from the coding sequence ATGTCCACAGGTAATAAGAGAGATGGTTTCAGTTCAACTTTGGCGGCGCTGATGGTCGCCCTCGGCTCCGCCGTCGGACTCGGCAATATCTGGAAGTTTCCGTATATGACCGGTACGGGCGGCGGCGGGGCCTTTCTGGTGATCTACCTCTTTTTTGTCTTTTGTATTGCCGTCCCGACCATGATCAGTGAATTCGTCATCGGACGACGCTCGCGCCTGAATGTGGTGGGCGCCTTCCGCAGGCTCACGGGAAACCCGCGTACCCCCTGGTCGGGCATCGGCTTTCTCGGCGCGGCATCTTCCTATTTAATTATGTTTTTCTATAGCTGCGTCGCCGGCTGGGTCTACTGCTATACATACAAGGCGGCGACGGGGGCCTTCGCCGATATCACGAAGGAGGGGGCCGAGGCCCTCTTCGCTTTGACGATCGGCGCGGGCGGCGCGAAGGCCTCTTTTTTCTCCTCGACGGTGCTTGCGCCGATATTCTGGCAGGTTTTCGTACTCGCCGTGGTGGGGACGATAATCTCCCTCGGCGTTGCGAAGGGGATCGAGAGGGCCATCAAGGTGATGATGCCGGCGCTCTTTTTCTTGCTGATAGTCTGCGTCATCCGTGCCCTGACGCTGCCGGGGGCCGCCGACGGCCTCTATTTTCTATTCCACGTAGACTTTAAGCAGGTGACGTCGGGTGTCGTTCTCGCGGCGATGGGGCTGGCCTTCTTCAAGCTCTCCCTTGGTATGGGGACGATGATCACCTACGGTTCATACTTCACTGACGACGCCGACCTCTCCCTCTCACCGCTCAAAATAGCGGTCGCCGATATCTGCGTCTCGATGCTCGCGGGGCTTGCGATCTTTCCGACGGTCTTCTCCTTCGGCGTGGAACCGGGAGCGGGACCGGGGCTGCTCTTCATAACCATTCCGCTGGTATTCTCACAGATGCCCTTTGGGCAGGTGCTGCTTTTCGCCTTCTTCCTGCTGACGGCCTTCGCGGCGAACGGCGCGATGCTTTCGCTTGTCGAGGTGCCTACGATCTGGATGGCGGAGGAGTTCAATATATCGCGCAGGAGGTCCGCGCTTATCAACTGCGTAATAATCGGTGCGGTCGGCATACTCGCCGCCTGCTCCGCGGACGGCACTGGGTACTTGGGCGCGGCCACCCTCTTCGGCAAGGGGTTCTTTGATCTGTTCGACTATCTCTCGTCAAATGTGACGATGCCGATCAGCGGCCTCTGTATCGCGATATTTACCGGCTATGTGATGAAGCGGGCCGACCTCTTCGACGAACTCAGCAACCACGGCATGCTCCGTAACGACGGACGAACCGCCTTTATCCGCGTGCTGCTGCGCTATGTGACGCCGGTGCTTATTTTGGTGATCTTCCTCAACGCGCTGGGGGTAATAAAACTGTAG